In Prunus dulcis chromosome 1, ALMONDv2, whole genome shotgun sequence, the following are encoded in one genomic region:
- the LOC117630544 gene encoding BRASSINOSTEROID INSENSITIVE 1-associated receptor kinase 1-like, translated as MSTTSGSASVWLFLLFGFLQLLKLSGNVEGDALNALKSNLVDPNNVLQSWDPTLVNPCTWFHVTCNSENSVTRVDLGNANLSGQLVSQLGSLSNLQYLELYSNNITGNIPAELGTLTNLVSLDLYLNGLRGTIPDTLGKLEKLRFLRLNNNTLTGDIPMALTKIQSLQVLDLSSNNLTGDIPVNGSFSLFTPISYKNNPLLKPLPVTPSPPVSPTPPSSPGNTATGAIAGGVAAGAALLFAAPAIALAWWRRRKPQDHFFDVPAEEDPEVHLGQLKRFSLRELQVATDTFSNKNILGRGGFGKVYKGRLADGTLVAVKRLKEERTQGGELQFQTEVEMISMAVHRNLLRLRGFCMTPTERLLVYPYMANGSVASCLRDRPEAQPPLDWEIRKRISLGSARGLAYLHDHCDPKIIHRDVKAANILLDEEFEAVVGDFGLAKLMDYKDTHVTTAVRGTIGHIAPEYLSTGKSSEKTDVFGYGVMLLELITGQRAFDLARLANDDDVMLLDWVKGLLKDRRLEALVDADLNGNYNDGEVEQLIQVALLCTQGSPGERPKMSEVVRMLEGDGLAERWEEWQKEEMFRQDLNPIQHPSANWIMDSSSQIPPDELSGPR; from the exons ATGTCCACCACCTCGGGCTCTGCTTCTGTTTGGCTATTTCTGCTGTTTGGTTTCCTTCAACTCCTTAAGCTCTCTGGCAACGTTGAAG GTGACGCATTGAATGCGTTGAAGAGCAATTTAGTTGATCCTAACAATGTTCTCCAAAGTTGGGATCCCACTCTCGTCAACCCCTGTACATGGTTTCATGTCACTTGTAATAGCGAAAACAGCGTCACGCGAGT TGATCTTGGCAATGCCAATCTCTCTGGTCAATTGGTGTCACAACTTGGTTCTCTCTCCAACTTGCAGTACTT GGAACTTTATAGTAATAACATAACTGGAAACATTCCAGCAGAGCTTGGAACTTTGACAAACTTGGTCAGCTTGGATCTTTACTTGAACGGTTTACGTGGTACCATTCCCGACACACTTGGCAAGCTAGAAAAACTACGTTTCCT GCGTCTCAACAACAACACCTTGACGGGGGATATTCCCATGGCTTTGACTAAGATTCAATCGTTGCAAGTCCT GGATCTTTCAAGTAACAATCTGACTGGAGATATTCCGGTCAATggttctttttcactttttactCCTATCAG TTACAAAAATAACCCTCTTCTGAAACCTCTTCCAGTCACTCCATCTCCTCCTGTTTCTCCAACCCCGCCAAGTTCTCCAG GTAACACTGCTACTGGGGCTATTGCTGGAGGGGTTGCTGCTGGTGCTGCTTTGCTGTTTGCTGCACCTGCAATTGCACTTGCTTGGTGGCGACGAAGAAAACCACAGGATCATTTCTTTGATGTACCTG CGGAGGAGGATCCAGAAGTTCATTTGGGACAGCTCAAAAGGTTTTCTTTGCGCGAGCTACAAGTTGCAACAGATACCTTTagcaataaaaatattctAGGTAGAGGTGGATTTGGTAAGGTTTATAAAGGACGTTTAGCTGATGGGACTCTGGTAGCTGTAAAAAGACTTAAAGAGGAGAGAACCCAAGGCGGGGAGCTACAGTTCCAAACAGAAGTTGAAATGATTAGCATGGCTGTCCACCGCAATCTGCTTCGTCTGCGTGGATTTTGCATGACACCAACAGAAAGGCTGCTTGTATATCCTTATATGGCTAATGGAAGTGTAGCATCATGTTTAAGAG ATCGTCCAGAAGCACAGCCTCCACTTGATTGGGAAATAAGAAAACGCATATCATTGGGATCTGCAAGAGGCCTTGCTTATTTGCATGATCATTGTGATCCAAAAATTATTCACCGTGATGTCAAAGCTGCAAACATATTGTTAGATGAGGAATTCGAAGCAGTTGTTGGAGACTTTGGATTGGCTAAACTCATGGATTACAAAGATACGCATGTTACCACAGCTGTACGTGGCACAATTGGTCATATAGCACCAGAGTATCTCTCAACTGGAAAGTCGTCAGAGAAAACTGATGTTTTTGGATATGGAGTAATGCTTCTTGAACTTATCACTGGGCAGAGGGCTTTCGATCTTGCTCGGCTTgcaaatgatgatgatgtgatGTTGCTTGATTGG gtCAAAGGATTGTTGAAAGATCGGAGATTGGAAGCTCTTGTTGATGCTGATCTAAATGGTAACTATAACGACGGCGAAGTGGAGCAGCTGATCCAAGTAGCTCTACTCTGCACGCAAGGCTCCCCAGGGGAAAGGCCCAAGATGTCAGAGGTTGTCAGAATGCTTGAAGGGGATGGTTTGGCGGAAAGATGGGAGGAGTGGCAGAAAGAGGAGATGTTCCGCCAAGACCTCAACCCTATTCAACATCCAAGTGCGAATTGGATCATGGACTCTAGTTCTCAAATTCCACCCGATGAGTTGTCCGGTCCCAGGTGA
- the LOC117630512 gene encoding transcription initiation factor TFIID subunit 1 isoform X5, translated as MDVSDIIEEDEEAFLKGSSHGLQSLKQADAMKYDISALNDTDSENAKFGVLKAANSVALLDDGPIKDSCLNAEPLKEDQICDISVGRQSPSCSKFYPLDQLDWEEGIVWGNSPVASDNSDESCEISGPDEVSINSETEPDCGSQNILLEPPKEPDEKDHAVVLHSSCSLLEPFGSRNSSELLCLPVSESRCHPQLLRLESRFEVDDHTDGTMESVGEKLHQSDAVREFSKLTSQNRDMLKGSWLDQIIWDPDMPTGKPKLILDLQDEQMLFEILDNKESEHLRLHSGAMIVTRPVNLSNGDSFELPGHGGQFGWRYVANDKHYSNRKTSQQLKSNSKRRTVQGIKIYHSQPALMLQTMKLRLSNKCVANFHRPKSLWYPHDNEVAVKERGKLPTQGPMKIIIKSLGGKGSKLHVDAEETVSSVKSKASKKLDFKPSETVKLFYLGKELEDDKSLAAQNVQPNSLLHLVRTKIYLLPKAQKIPGENKSLRPPGAFKKKSDLSVKDGHVFLMEYCEERPLLLSNAGMGARLCTYYQKSAPDDQTGSLLRSDSNSLGHVISLNPADKSPFLGDTKAGCSQSSLETNMYRAPVFSHKVPSTDYLLVRSAKGKLSIRRIDKLNVVGQQEPLMEVMSPGTKNLQTYMINRLLVYMCREFRAAEKRHFLPCIRSDELPSQFPYLSEAFLRKKLKEHANLQRGSNGQWMWVKKRNFRIFSEDELRNMVKPEEVCAYESMQAGLYRLKHLGITETHPSAISSAMSRLPDDAITLAAASHIERELQITPWNLSSNFVACTQGKENIERLEISGVGDPSGRGLGFSYVRAAPKASMSSAVVKKKSAATRGGSTVTGTDADLRRLSMEAAREVLLKFGVSDELIARQTRWHRIAMIRKLSSEQAASGVKVDANTISKYARGQRMSFLQLQQQNREKCQEIWDRQVQSLSALDGEENESDSEGNNSDLDSFAGDLENLLDAEECEEVLGGDHESNHDKLDGVKGLKMRRRPSLAQAEEEIEDEAAEAAELCRLLMDDETERRKKKKTRVSGEELGLAPGSRTNYGFENADRAKKIIGAAQPDESYTSKENPVGDVKLVENPLKRKKAGTLKGMKNNDITHTGLMNKKLKISGDGGKTYKEKKSAREKFICGACHQAGHMRTNKNCPKYGEDQETHSDTPDLDKADGKITALNPSNQAQQKTTTKKLVPKSATKIAVVEASDVDVGLSTKVLPLKFKCGSTEKLPDKQALGETESSERPVASDPETGKPTFKVNKIIISNKMKPENAPVESQKPPIVIRPPTDTDKGHVESQKPTIVIRPPANTDRDQVESQKPLIAKRPSMEAQREQHHKKIIIKRPKEIIDIDQVSQDGSTHVEHRKTKRIVELTSSEKNRKEENMYLAKEAAKKKARDDKRSREEQEKRRNEERLKEERARRLYEEEMRMIEEQERLAEIRRYEAVIRQEREEEERQKAKKNKQKKKRPEIREDYIEDSRARRFDKRMQERDRGAKRRPVVELGRYGGESAPITKRRRGGEVGLANILERIIETLKDRIEVSYLFLKPVSKKEAPDYLDIIERPMDLSTIREKVRKMEYKSREQFRHDVWQITYNAHKYNDGRNPGIPPLADQLLELCDYMLVENDESLTEAEAGIESADF; from the exons TGAAAGAGGATCAAATTTGTGATATTTCTGTGGGAAGGCAGTCACCTTCGtgttcaaaattttatccTCTTGATCAACTAGACTGGGAAGAAGGAATTGTTTGGGGCAATTCTCCTGTAGCAAGTGACAATTCTGATGAGAGTTGTGAAATTTCGGGACCTGATGAAGTTTCAATTAATAGTGAAACAGAACCTGATTGTGGGTCACAAAATATTCTGTTAGAGCCCCCAAAAGAACCTGATGAGAAGGATCATGCTGTTGTGCTGCATAGCTCATGTAGTCTATTGGAGCCTTTTGGCTCAAGAAATTCATCAGAACTTTTATGTCTTCCTGTCTCAGAAAGCAGATGCCATCCCCAACTTTTAAGGCTAGAATCTCGATTTGAAGTGGATGACCATACAGATGGTACAATGGAGAGTGTCGGTGAGAAGCTTCATCAGAGCGATGCTGTGAGGGAATTTAGCAAACTCACTTCACAGAATAGAGACATGCTAAAAGGATCCTGGTTAGACCAGATAATTTGGGACCCAGATATGCCTACTGGAAAGCCAAAACTTATCCTCGATCTTCAAGATGAGCAAATGCTTTTTGAGATTTTGGATAACAAGGAAAGTGAACATCTTAGGCTTCATTCAGGGGCCATGATTGTGACTCGCCCGGTAAACTTGAGCAATGGGGATTCTTTTGAGCTGCCAGGTCACGGAGGTCAATTTGGTTGGCGATATGTTGCTAATGATAAACACTATTCAAATAGGAAAACTTCTCAGCAACTGAAATCAAATTCTAAAAGACGCACAGTGCAGGGCATAAAGATTTATCACTCACAACCTGCCCTGATGTTACAGACAATGAAACTGAGGTTAAGCAA TAAGTGTGTGGCTAATTTTCACCGACCAAAATCTTTATGGTATCCCCATGACAATGAAGTGGCTGTAAAAGAACGAGGGAAGCTCCCCACTCAAGGACCAATGAAAATTATCATAAAGAGCTTGGGTGGGAAAGGAAGTAAGCTTCATGTGGATGCTGAGGAAACAGTCTCTTCTGTTAAATCAAAAGCTTCAAAAAAGCTAG ATTTTAAGCCATCCGAAACTGTGAAGTTGTTTTATTTAGGGAAGGAACTTGAAGATGATAAATCTCTTGCAGCCCAGAATGTTCAACCAAATTCTTTGCTTCATCTTGTTCGTACAAAAATATACTTGTTGCCAAAGGCACAAAAGATTCCTGGTGAGAATAAATCTTTGCGGCCTCCTGGAGCATTTAAGAAGAAATCTGACCTTTCTGTGAAAGATGGTCATGTGTTTCTAATGGA GTACTGTGAGGAAAGACCTTTACTTTTGAGCAATGCTGGTATGGGTGCAAGATTGTGCACTTATTATCAAAAATCAGCCCCAGATGATCAAACTGGTTCTTTGTTACGCAGTGACAGCAACAGTTTGGGACATGTCATCTCACTAAATCCTGCTGATAAATCACCTTTTCTTGGAGATACAAAAGCTGGTTGTAGTCAGTCATCGCTTGAAACAAACATGTATAGAGCTCCTGTATTTTCTCATAAGGTGCCATCAACTGATTATTTGTTGGTTCGTTCTGCAAAGGGAAAGCTTTCAATTAGACGCATTGACAAACTTAATGTTGTTGGCCAACAG GAACCTCTCATGGAGGTAATGTCTCCTGGAACTAAGAATCTTCAAACTTATATGATTAACAGGCTCTTAGTCTACATGTGCCGAGAGTTCCGTGCTGCCGAAAAGCGCCATTTTCTTCCTTGTATCCGCTCAGATGAGCTACCTTCACAATTTCCTTATCTATCTGAAGCCTTTCTTCGGAAGAAGCTGAAGGAACATGCAAATTTGCAG AGGGGATCAAATGGACAATGGATGTGGGTTAAGAAACGCAACTTCCGAATTTTCTCAGAGGATGAATTAAGAAATATGGTGAAGCCAGAAGAG GTGTGTGCCTATGAAAGCATGCAAGCTGGTCTTTACCGGCTCAAACATTTGGGAATTACTGAAACACATCCCTCTGCCATATCATCTGCAATGAGTCGTCTCCCTGATGACGCAATTACTCTGGCTGCTGCATCACACATTGAAAGGGAACTGCAGATTACTCCATGGAACTTGAGTAGCAATTTTGTAGCATGTACACAG ggaaaagaaaatattgagCGTTTGGAAATATCTGGTGTTGGTGATCCATCTGGCCGGGGCCTAGGTTTTAGTTATGTTCGTGCTGCACCAAAAGCATCTATGTCAAGTGCAgtggtgaaaaaaaaatctgctGCTACTCGAGGAGGTTCCACTGTTACCGGAACAGATGCTGATCTACGCAGATTAAGCATGGAGGCTGCACGAGAG GTTCTTCTTAAATTCGGTGTTTCTGATGAACTGATTGCGAGACAGACTAGATGGCATCGGATTGCAATGATACGCAAGCTTTCAAGTGAGCAAGCTGCATCTGGGGTAAAAGTTGATGCAAACACTATCAGTAAATATGCACGTGGCCAGCGTATGTCCTTCCTTCAGCTACAGCAGCAGAACCGGGAGAAGtgtcaagaaatttgggatcGGCAAGTTCAGAGTCTTTCAGCTCTAGATGGGGAAGAAAATGAGAGCGACTCTGAAGGAAATAATAGCGATCTGGATTCCTTTGCTGGGGATTTAGAAAATTTGCTTGATGCAGAAGAATGTGAAGAAGTGCTAGGCGGTGATCATGAATCCAATCATGATAAATTGGATGGTGTTAAAGGGCTTAAAATGAGAAGGCGCCCTTCCTTGGCTCAGGCAGAAGAGGAGATTGAAGATGAAGCAGCAGAAGCAGCAGAGTTATGCAGGTTGCTTATGGATG ATGAAActgagaggaggaagaagaagaaaacaagagtTTCTGGGGAGGAGCTGGGGTTGGCTCCTGGGTCGCGAACAAATTATGGCTTCGAAAATGCAGATAGGGCGAAGAAAATAATTGGTGCAGCACAACCTGATGAATCCTATacttcaaaagaaaatccagTTGGAGATGTGAAACTG GTGGAAAATcctcttaaaagaaaaaaggccGGAACACTTAAAggaatgaaaaataatgatatCACACATACTGGTCTGATGAATAAGAAACTGAAGATATCAGGAGATGGTGGCAAG ACATATAAGGAGAAGAAATCAGCACGAGAGAAATTTATATGTGGAGCATGTCATCAG GCTGGACACATGAGAACAAACAAGAACTGCCCCAAGTATGGTGAAGATCAGGAAACACACAGCGACACTCCAGATCTGGATAAAGCAGATGGAAAGATCACTGCTCTGAATCCATCTAATCAGGCTCAGCAGAAAACTACGACAAAGAAGCTGGTACCTAAAAGTGCAACCAAAATTGCCGTGGTTGAAGCTTCTGATGTCGACGTTGGTCTGAGTACAAAGGTTCTTccattgaaattcaaatgtgGGTCAACTGAAAAGCTTCCTGATAAACAGGCTCTTGGAGAGACAGAGAGCTCTGAACGTCCGGTGGCATCTGATCCGGAAACTGGGAAGCCCACTTTTAAGGTGAACAAGATAATAATATCGAACAAGATGAAACCTGAAAATGCACCTGTTGAATCTCAGAAGCCACCTATTGTGATACGGCCTCCCACAGATACAGATAAGGGCCATGTCGAATCACAAAAGCCAACTATTGTTATACGGCCACCAGCAAATACAGATAGAGACCAGGTGGAATCGCAAAAGCCCTTAATTGCTAAACGACCATCAATGGAGGCACAGAGAGAGCAACATCataagaaaattataattaaacgTCCAAAAGAAATTATTGATATAGATCAGGTCAGTCAGGATGGGAGTACTCATGTTGAACATAGGAAAACTAAAAGAATTGTTGAATTGACAAGTTCTGAAAAGAACAGGAAGGAAGAGAACATGTATTTGGCTAAGGAAGCTGCAAAAAAGAAAGCTAGAGATGATAAGAGATCAAGGGAGGAGCAAGAAAAACGGAGAAATGAAGAGAGATTGAAAGAAGAGAGGGCCAGGAGGCTTTACGAAGAGGAAATGAGAATGATAGAGGAGCAAGAAAGACTAGCAGAGATTAGAAGATATGAAGCAGTCATCAGACAAgagagggaagaagaagaacgccagaaagcaaagaagaacaaacagaagaagaaaaggccTGAGATAAGAGAGGATTATATAGAGGACTCACGAGCAAGAAGATTTGACAAAAGGATGCAAGAAAGAGATCGGGGTGCAAAAAGGAGGCCAGTTGTTGAATTGGGAAGGTATGGTGGAGAATCTGCCCCAATAACAAAGCGTCGTAGAGGGGGAGAG GTTGGTCTGGCAAACATCTTGGAGCGTATTATAGAAACCCTCAAAGATCGAATTGAAGTATCGTATCTTTTTCTTAAACCAGTATCCAAAAAGGAAGCTCCTGATTACCTGGACATCATAGAGCGCCCCATGGATCTGTCTACAATCAGGGAGAAGGTGAGGAAAATGGAGTACAAGAGCAGGGAGCAATTCAGGCACGATGTGTGGCAGATAACTTATAATGCTCACAAATATAATGATGGGCGTAATCCAGGTATACCTCCTCTCGCAGATCAGCTCTTAGAGCTTTGTGACTATATGTTGGTTGAGAATGACGAAAGCTTGACTGAAGCTGAAGCAGGCATTGAATCTGCAGATTTTTAG
- the LOC117614504 gene encoding BRASSINOSTEROID INSENSITIVE 1-associated receptor kinase 1-like — MGCMFYLCINCAADEDPEVDFTQIRRPAADEDREVNFRQLRRYSLHELQVATDTFSHKNILGRGGFGTVYKGRLADGTLVAVKRLKAEKTQGEELQFQTEVELITMAVHRNLLRLRGFCMTQTERLLVYPYMANGSVASCLRDRTEAQPPLDWEKRKRIALGSARGLAYLHDHCDPKIIHRDVKAANILLDEEFEAVVGDFGLAKLMDYKDTHVTTAVRGTMGHIAPEYLSTGKSSEKTDVFGYGVMLLELVTGKTAFHLALLANNDDVLLFDWVKGLLKDRRLEAFVDPDLKGYYIDDEVEQLIQVALLCIQGSPGKRLKMSEVVQMLGGDGLAERWEAWQKEEMFDQDFNPIQHASTNWIMDSSSQIPPDVLSGPR; from the exons ATGGGGTGCATGTTTTACTTATGTATAAACTGTGCAGCGGACGAGGATCCAGAAGTCGATTTCACACAGATCAGAAGGCCTGCAGCGGACGAGGATCGAGAAGTCAATTTCCGACAGCTCAGAAGGTATTCTTTGCATGAGCTACAAGTCGCAACAGATACCTTTagccataaaaatattctAGGTAGAGGTGGATTTGGTACGGTTTATAAAGGACGTTTAGCTGATGGGACTCTGGTGGCTGTAAAAAGACTCAAAGCGGAGAAAACACAAGGTGAGGAGCTACAGTTCCAAACAGAAGTTGAACTGATTACCATGGCTGTCCACCGCAATCTGCTTCGTCTGCGCGGATTTTGCATGACACAAACAGAAAGGCTGCTTGTATATCCTTATATGGCTAATGGAAGTGTAGCATCATGTTTAAGAG ATCGTACAGAAGCACAGCCTCCACTTGattgggaaaaaagaaaacgcaTCGCATTGGGATCTGCAAGAGGCCTTGCTTATTTACACGATCACTGTGATCCGAAAATTATTCACCGTGACGTGAAAGCTGCAAACATATTGTTAGATGAGGAATTCGAAGCAGTTGTTGGAGACTTTGGATTGGCCAAACTCATGGATTACAAGGATACACACGTTACCACAGCTGTACGTGGCACAATGGGTCATATAGCGCCAGAGTATCTCTCAACTGGAAAGTCATCAGAGAAAACTGATGTTTTTGGATATGGAGTCATGCTTCTTGAACTTGTCACTGGGAAGACGGCTTTTCATCTTGCTCTGCTTGCAAATAATGACGATGTCTTGTTATTTGATTGG gTCAAAGGACTATTGAAAGATCGGAGATTGGAAGCATTTGTTGATCCTGATCTAAAGGGTTACTATATTGACGACGAGGTGGAGCAGCTGATCCAAGTAGCTCTACTCTGCATACAAGGCTCCCCAGGGAAACGGCTCAAGATGTCTGAGGTTGTCCAAATGCTTGGAGGTGATGGTTTGGCTGAAAGATGGGAGGCCTGGCAGAAAGAGGAGATGTTCGACCAAGACTTCAACCCAATTCAACATGCAAGTACGAATTGGATCATGGACTCTAGTTCTCAAATTCCACCCGATGTGTTGTCCGGTCCCAGGTGA